GGCACTTATGCCATGATCTCCATGGTGTTTGGTGATGTTACCGGGCTGGGGGCTGTATTGGTGGAAAATGCCCATACACTCAAAAGCCTGGAGTATTCCCGCAAACTGGAAAAGGAAGCGGACCTGAATGGATTGCAATTGCTGCAACAAAGGCATATTAACGGGGAAGGATATATCTGGTTATTCAATACCCTGAAAAAAGATACCGGTACAGGCGGTGTTACTTCAGAATGGTTAAGCAGTCATCCCGACCTGGATAACCGGATGAAATACGTAAAAAGCAAACTTGTTGGAGTGGCTACCATACCGGTTTCCGGCCCTATTCAGAATATTTGGAAGCAATTAAAAGCAGACTATTGACAGCTGTTAAAAAAATGCCGAAATTAGAGTAGAGAATACATCATATGAACCGATACGACCGACAAATTCGCCTTAATGGTTTTGGGCCTGATAAACAGGATTTACTCCGGGAAGCTGCTGTTTTAGTAGTGGGAGCAGGAGGGCTGGGAGTGCCGGTGCTGCAATATCTTACGGCAATGGGCGTAGGAAAATTAGGGATCATTGAGCAGGATGCCATCTCTCTCACTAATCTTCACCGCCAGGTTTTATACCGTACGGAAGATGATGGGAAGCCAAAGTTGCAAACCGCCATAAACAGGTTGAAAGAACTCAACCCTGAGGTGAATTTAGTCCCACACAATACTTTTCTGACTACTGCCAATGCATTGGATATTGTAGCGCAATACGACCTGGTGATAGATTGTTCCGATAATTTCGGCACACGTTACCTCGTGAACGATACCTGCGTGATATTGGGCCGCCCATTTGTATCCGGGGCTATTTACGAATTCGAAGGGCAGGTGAGCGTATTCAATTACCAGGGCAGTGCCACTTACCGTTGCCTTTTCCCTGAACCAGGTATTGCACCTGATTGTAACGCTGTGGGTGTATTAGGCATATTACCCGGAATTATTGGTTGCTACCAGGCCAACGAAGCCGTAAAAGTGATCTGCCATATCGGGGAGCCGCTGGCCAATCAGCTGTTAACGATCAATATCCTCGATAATACCCATCAGATCTTTACTTTTCAGAATATTCCCGCCAACCATAAGATCAGCGAACTGCAGGAAAGTTATGGGGATAGTGTTTGCGATCCGCAGCATATGCAGCACCTTTCTGTGGAAGAATTACAACAATGGCTGGAGCAGGGCATTGATTTTCAGCTGGTAGATGTACGCGAAAAAGAAGAATGGGAGATCTGCCACATAGATGGAGCGCTCCATATCCCTATGCGCCGTATCGAAGCTTCCATTGCCGGCCTGGCAAAAAAGAAACCTGTTGCCGTGATCTGCCATCATGGAATGCGCAGCAAAGCAGTGGCACAGCAGTTAGTGCAATCCGGCTTTAACGAGGTGTTTAATGTAACCGGCGGTATCCACGCCTGGGCGCTGGAGATCGACAAGAACATGAACGTTTATTAAATTTTTCACCCCCTCTGGAACGAATTTTGTACTTTTTAGTGTAATCGGGACACTCCCGGTTAAACTTTGCATGCATTAGTACGTCTCACTATCTATAAATTCTTTTGCATATGGCTGTTTCAGAACAAACACAATTGCAGCACCTTGCCTGGAGAGCGGGATTTGGCGAAAGCCTCCCCGTGATCAATTCCTGGGCAAAAAAGAGAAGGAAGGAAGTAGTACGAAAACTGATCCTTGGCCCTGAAGCTGCTGCACTTGATCCCGTAAAAGTGATTGATGAAACAGACCTGCCGGATTACCAGCGCCAGCGTAATATGGGTGCGGAAGAACGCAGGGCGGTACAGCGTATGAATACGGATGGTATCAAGGATCTGAATGTGATGTGGACGCATTCCATGATCAATAACCCACACCCCCTGCGGGAAAAAATGGCGCTCTTCTGGCATGGGCATTTTGCCTGCCGTACCCAGAATGTATTGTACAACCAACAGTTGCTGCAGGTGATCCGCCAGCATGGGCTGTCCAATTTCGGAGACCTGCTGCGGGAAGTATCCAAAACACCTGCCATGCTGGCCTTCCTCAATAACCAGCAGAACCGTAAGCAAAAACCCAATGAGAATTTCGCCCGTGAGGTAATGGAATTATTCACTATGGGCCGTGGCAATTATACGGAAACAGATGTGAAAGAAGCAGCCAGGGCTTTTACGGGATGGGGATTTGATGAAGTAGGGCAGTTTAAGTTCAGAAAGAATTTTCATGATGAAGGGAATAAAACGCTGCTGGGTAAAACCGGTAAGTTTGATGGAGATGATGTGATTGCTATTCTGCTGGAACAAAAACAAACGGCCAAATACATCACCGCCAAGATCTATCGCTACTTCGTAAACGAAGAAGTGAATGAAGCGCATGTAAATAAACTCGCCGATAAATTCTATCAGTCCAATTACGATCTGCGTGCTTTAATGCAGGAGATTTTTTTAGCGGACTGGTTCTACGAAGAAAAGAACATTGGCTGTAAGATCAAATCGCCTGTTGAATTACTGGTAGGATTGCGTAAATCCATTCCCATGCAGTTTGAACAGGAAGAAGCGATGCTGGTATTTCAACGCGTGATGGGCCAGGTATTATTCTATCCTCCCAACGTAGCCGGCTGGCCTGGCGGACGCAGCTGGATAGACAGTTCCAGCCTCATGTTCCGCATGCGGGTGCCGCAGATCATTTTGTATTCGCAGGAATTTAATATCCGCCCTAAAGAGATCACACCGGAAATGGGAGAGGGTTCGAACTATAAAATGACGATGCAGGTGAATGAGTTCCTGAAGAAACAATATGCACGCAAGGTGAATGCAAAAGTAGACTGGGACCCTTACCTGAAAGATTTTAAGGATACACCACGCGAACAACTCGCAGATCAGATCGCGCAGTCCCTGCTGCTAAAGAATAGTTCGATCAATAAACAATTACTGGAAAAATATTCGGATAGTTCCACCCGTGAGAATTACATCAAAACAGTTACGATTGATGTAATGAGCACACCGGAATACCAATTGTGTTAAACGAAATCCATAGTACTATGCAAGTTAACAGACGCAGGTTCTTACAAGTAGGCTCACTCGCTTCAGCCAGTCTGATGCTGCCTAAATTCCTGAAGGCTATGGAGCAGGGCAACCTTGTCCCTCCCGGCAACAAAGTATTGGTAGTTGTGCAGCTGTCCGGCGGCAATGATGGCCTCAATACCGTGATCCCATACCGCAACGATATTTACTATAAGATGCGGCCCACCCTTGGCATCAAAAGAGAACAGGCACTGGCGCTCAATGATGAACTGGGCATCCATCCCGCACTGAAAAGTTTCAAAGCCCTGTATGACGATGGTGCATTAGGCATCCTCAACAGCGTAGGATATCCTAATCCTGACCGTTCACATTTCCGTTCTATGGACATCTGGCAAAGCGCCAGCGATTCCAAGGATTACTGGGGCACGGGCTGGCTGGGCCGTTACCTGGATGCGCAATGTAAAGGATGTGATAAACCCACGCAGGCACTGGAAATAGATGATACGCTCAGCATGGCTTTAAAAGGAGATGCTGTAAAAGGCCTGGCGCTCACTGATCCGCAACGTTTGTTCGGCGCCAGTAACGACCGCTATTTCAAAGAACTGCTGGATAAGCAGAAACATGATGATGAACATCAGAATGTGGGCTATCTCTACAAAACAATGGCAGAAACTATTTCCTCTGCAGCCTATATCCAGCAACAGTTCAAAACATATAAAAGCAAGGAATCCTATCCGACAACAGAATTAGGCCGCAATATGAAAACTATCGCGGAGCTGATCATGACGGATATTAATACCAGTGTTTACTATGTTTCACATGGTAGTTTTGATACGCACGTAGGGCAGCAGCAACAGCAGCAAAGATTGTTTGAGCAGTTGAGCGATGCTTTGCAGGTGTTCACTACAGATTTGAAAAAGAACGATCGTTTCAAAGATGTGCTGGTGATGACCTTCTCTGAATTTGGCCGCCGTGTGGGGCAGAATGCGAGTGGTGGAACAGATCATGGAACAGCTAATAATATGTTCCTGATAGGTGGCGGATTGCAGCAGAAAGGTGTACTGAATGAGGGGCCGGACCTGGGTAATCTGCAGGAAGGGGACCTGCAGTATAAAGTGGATTTTAAGAACGTGTATGCTACACTGCTGAAAAAGTGGCTGGGAGCAGACGATCAGGCTATCCTCAGGAAACAATACGAACATTTGTCATTCATATAGTTTGTTGAAAAACCTTGAATAATGCTTATGAAAAAGAAGCCGTCCGGAGATATCCGGACGGCTTCGTAGTTTATTGTTAAAAGAAGCGCAGTGCAAAATTTAAGGACTTCGTACGGAAGGGCTCTTTCTTTGTTAGCTTTTTGGTTACGGCTTCTTAGCCACTGCATCATCATACGCCGCCTTTGCAATTTTTGCGATCACTCCTTCCCTTGCTGCCTCATCTGCTTTGCTCATAAACACAAACACCGCAATGGCCAGCTTTTGCCCATTCGGCAGGAAAATGATCCCCACATCATTCGTTGCAGGATGCACACCATCTTTGCTTCCGGAAGTTCCTGTTTTATGCGCTACTACCACATCCTTCGGCAGTAGGGCTTTGAGCCTGTTCGGCCCTGTAGTGGTTTCCGTCATTACTTTCCAAAGGAATGCATTTGTAGTTTTAGACAAAGCAGTGCCTTTGTTTAATATCTCCAGCAGTTCAATCATAGCAGTAGGGGTGCTCCAGTTGGTGAATTGTACATCCCAGGAAGAAGCCATTTTGGCCTCACTGGCTACAATGGCAATATCCTTTACACCCAGGGAGTGAATATATTCATTGATGGCACTTTCTCCTCCGGCAAGATCTATCAGTACATCACAGGCAATGTTATCACTTTGCGAAACCATCAGACCCAGTAACCTGGATAAGGGAATGTCCATATTACCGGCAGGAAAGGAGTCTCGTAGCGGGCTATGCGTATTTGGCACCATCCATTTTTTATCGATATAGATCTTTTGTTCCAGTTGCAGTTTTCCCTGATCTACCTGGTGCAGGATCGTCATGGCAATGGGGAATTTGAAAACACTGTGCATCACATAATGAGTGCTGTCATTACAAGTGACCGTATCCCGGGTATCGAGGTTACGGATGGATACGCCAACTTGTCCATCTATGGTAGCGGCGATTTCAGCGATCTGCTGACGGAGTTTGGATTCGGAGGTAGAAGACTGGCTTACAGGCGTTTGGCATGCAGCCAGTATTAGTAGGGCAGCAGCAGATAATACGGTGAATTTCATGGATGTAGTATTTGAAAAGGAAAGTTAAACGATAACATTCATTCGTTTTGCTGTCATTTTGGCAAGTTTTTCATGTGGCTTGTTTTATGTGATAGCAGGGGAATAAAGAAGGAGGTTATATGGATGCGTATTCTGAGATCATCCATCATGCAGTGGAAGCTGCCAGCAGATCAGTTGTTAAAATAGAACGGCTGGATGCGCAAAGGAAAGTGACCGGAACCGGTTCGGGGTTCTTCTTTTCTTCTGATGGGTATTTATTTACAAACTCTCATGTGGTGCACAACGGCAGCTTCTTTAATGTAATGCTGCACGATGGCACAATTTATCCCGCTACACTGGCGGGAGAAGATCCGGATACAGACATTGCCATCCTTAAATCTACCGCATACGATTTCCAGGCAGCGCAGCTTGGCGATACCAACGAATTGCAGATCGGCCAGCTGGTGATTGCCATTGGTAATCCCATGGGCTTTCAGCATACTGTTACAGCAGGCGTGGTAAGTGCCCTGGGGCGTTCCTTATTAAGCGAAACCGGCAGATTGATGGATGACCTTGTGCAAACGGATGCGGCTTTGAATCCCGGAAACTCCGGCGGGCCGCTGATCAATTATAAAGGAGAAGTGATAGGTGTGAACACAGCTATGATCCGTGGTGCACAGGGATTGTGTTTTGCGATCAGTATTAACACAGCCCGGGTGATAGCAGCAGAACTGATGAAGTCCGGCAAAGTGAGAAGAGCTTACCTGGGCATGATGTTGCAGCAGATCAACCTGGTACCGAAACTGCGCAGTGGGTTAGAGTTGAGGAACAAAAGCGCACTTTTTGTCGCAGGAGTAGAGGCTGGAAGTCCGGCTGGGAAAGCAGGGATTATAGATGGGGACATCATTGTGTCTTTCAATGATCTGCCGGTAGAAACATCTGATGCATTATTCCGTCAGCTGGACAGAGAGAAGATCGGGCAATTCCAGTACATCCGCGTGATCCGGCAAAACCGTTTACTGGAACTGAGGGTAACACCCACAGAGAAAAAAGCGGCTTAAAGCAGAGCGGCCATCCCTGACGAACCAGGGATGACCGCTTTATTTTTTATGGGTAATTTCTGTAGATCACTCTAAAGTATCCATCCGTGATCGTTTTCAGCGATCCGTCATCCATACTCACCAGGGTACCATTGAACTGCCCCACTACTACAGAGTCCTTCATGTTATGGATCGTGATCGAGAGATCGCCAAAGTTATAATCTGCGCCAACCAGTTCCAGCGAGGGATTCATTTCCATGATCATTTCCGTACCGAATGTAGCATTGGTGTAAACGCCGGGCGTTATTTGAGGATTGGGAGAAGTGATACGGATATTGATAACATCTCTGTTATAACTGTAACCCGTGATCAGCATTTCTGAATGATCATTGTTAGGATCAGCATCCGTGAGGTCGCCGGGGGAATAAAACGCCCGGTGGATCTGTTCGGAGAGCATCACCTTATTATCCATCTTGAAAGAGATGAACTTACGCTGTGGCGTAACATCCGTGTCGTCTTTACAAGCTGCCAGCAGTAAAGCAAATGCGGCTACGGCTAACAGGGTTAATTTCTTTGGCATAGGAAAGATATTTTAAATATTGTCTATTGGCGCTTGTTTTTGCCTGCCTATCCGGTACAGCACATAACCCATTACGGCAAAAAAGAGTACACCCAGTACCTGGTAACCGCCATCGCCTAACACATGGGAAAGGCCATGTTCCGCACTGATAGATTGCAATGATGCCGCTACGTTTTCATTTACAGATAACACAGCAACCAGCACTCCTGCCACTGCGCCTCCTGCTACCAGCCCTGTGGCAAAGAGATTACCTTTACCCAGTTCCTCTTCTTCAGCGGTTTGTTTAATGCCCGAGCGTTTCTGTTTCCATTCTACCAGTCCACGGATGGCACCTCCTACAAAGATAGGTAAAGTAGTGGCCAGTGGAAGATATACTCCTACGGCAAAAGACAAAGATTTTATGCCGCAGAGTTCCAGTGTAATGGCAATGAACACACCCACCAGCACAAACTGCCAATCCAGGTTATTACCCTGGATACCTTTAATAAGGGTGGCCATCAAAGTAGCTTGTGGGGCCGCCAGCTTTTCTGTTCCGATAGCATGGTGGATGCCGTTTTGCACCATTTCCGTAGTGGGGGTATCCAATATATGCACTGTCCAGCCGATCACCAGGGAGGAAACGATTGCGCCGATAAATAACGCAATTTGCTGGTTCTTTGGTGTGGCGCCCACAATATATCCTGATTTTAAATCCTGCGAAGTAGCCCCTGCATTAGCTGCAGCGATACAGATCATACCTCCTACCACCAGGGCCATGGGCTCATACACCTTTCCGGTCCATCCTACTGCCATGAAGATCAGGCAGGTACCCATAATGGTGGCAATGGTCATCCCGGAAATAGGGTTATTGCTGCTGCCGATCAACCCTACAATGCGGCTGCTCACAGTTACGAAGAAAGCGCCGAAGATCACAACCAGCAGACCTATCAGGAGTTTGTTCCAGATGGATTCTCCCGGGATCTGTGGTAATAATGCCATCAGTACAATAAGGGCAAGACTGCCGAAGATCACAAACTTGAAAGAGATATCCCTTTCCGTTCTTGGCACTTCTGCGCCGCCTTCCTGTTTTTCTTTCAGGGAGCCGATGCTGTCTTTAAAAGAAGATATAATGGTAGGAATGGTTTTGATGAGGGTAATGATACCACCTGCAGCTACAGCGCCGGCGCCGATCTGTTTCACATAAGCCTGGTAAATGGCACCGGAGTAATTACCGAAAGTACGGGTAAGGGGATCCCAGTTACCACTGCCGCCGGGAGTATCCAAACTGGCCAGGAGCCCTAGTTTCACCAATTGTGAAGCAATCACTTCACCGGGCACCACAGATGCCAGTAAGGGAATGAGGCAGAGCCAGGAAAGTACACCACCTGCTACCAATACCCCTGCAATCCTGGGTCCGATGATATAACCCACACCTAAATATTCCGGGGTAATATCCCCGCTCAGCCTGGCGGAAGGGAATACTTTATTAGCTTGTTTGGTAAGGAATGTAGGCGTTTCTACGATGATGTGGAGTACTCTTTGCAGGATAGCATAAACCAGTGCAAACCCCAGGCCCATGAAGGCCGTTCTGGCAAACTCCCCGCCTTTTTCACCTGCTTTCAACACAGAACCGCAGGCTGTTCCTTCAGGATAGGGAAGGGTATCATGCTCTTTCACAATGAGGGAACGCCGGAGCGGTATCATCATGAGGGTACCCAGGATACCTCCAAAAATGGCCAGTATCAGGATGGTCACATAATCGAAATAAGACTCCCCGCCGCTCACGCCCATTTCATTGGCGGAAAGGAAGAGGAATCCCGGCAAAGTGAATACCACACCTGCGGCGATGGATTCTCCCGCAGAACCTGTTGTTTGAATAATGTTGTTTTCGAGAATGGTGGTTTTGAAGAACTTGCGCCCCAGCGTGATAGCGATCACAGCGATAGGGATAGAAGCAGAAACAGTTAAACCTGCTTTAAGGGCCAGGTATACAGTTGCGGCGCCAAAGATCACACCGGCAAGGCATCCGAGGAGGATGGACTTGAGGGTCAATTCTTTCATCTTCACTTCAGGCGCAACGAAGGGTTTGAATTTGTTGTCTGACATAAGAGTGGTTAATGATCAGAGATTGATAATTATTAAATATAGTGATTTTTAATGGTGTGTGTATAAATAAAGAATGCGGGACCAGGGCCCCGCATTCTTTATTTATCATGATATTACTGTGCGTTCATCATTTTTTGCAGTTGTTTGGTGATGCCAAACAGGATGAGGGAGGCCACACCGGCCATG
This DNA window, taken from Chitinophaga niabensis, encodes the following:
- a CDS encoding ThiF family adenylyltransferase, with protein sequence MNRYDRQIRLNGFGPDKQDLLREAAVLVVGAGGLGVPVLQYLTAMGVGKLGIIEQDAISLTNLHRQVLYRTEDDGKPKLQTAINRLKELNPEVNLVPHNTFLTTANALDIVAQYDLVIDCSDNFGTRYLVNDTCVILGRPFVSGAIYEFEGQVSVFNYQGSATYRCLFPEPGIAPDCNAVGVLGILPGIIGCYQANEAVKVICHIGEPLANQLLTINILDNTHQIFTFQNIPANHKISELQESYGDSVCDPQHMQHLSVEELQQWLEQGIDFQLVDVREKEEWEICHIDGALHIPMRRIEASIAGLAKKKPVAVICHHGMRSKAVAQQLVQSGFNEVFNVTGGIHAWALEIDKNMNVY
- a CDS encoding DUF1800 domain-containing protein, whose protein sequence is MAVSEQTQLQHLAWRAGFGESLPVINSWAKKRRKEVVRKLILGPEAAALDPVKVIDETDLPDYQRQRNMGAEERRAVQRMNTDGIKDLNVMWTHSMINNPHPLREKMALFWHGHFACRTQNVLYNQQLLQVIRQHGLSNFGDLLREVSKTPAMLAFLNNQQNRKQKPNENFAREVMELFTMGRGNYTETDVKEAARAFTGWGFDEVGQFKFRKNFHDEGNKTLLGKTGKFDGDDVIAILLEQKQTAKYITAKIYRYFVNEEVNEAHVNKLADKFYQSNYDLRALMQEIFLADWFYEEKNIGCKIKSPVELLVGLRKSIPMQFEQEEAMLVFQRVMGQVLFYPPNVAGWPGGRSWIDSSSLMFRMRVPQIILYSQEFNIRPKEITPEMGEGSNYKMTMQVNEFLKKQYARKVNAKVDWDPYLKDFKDTPREQLADQIAQSLLLKNSSINKQLLEKYSDSSTRENYIKTVTIDVMSTPEYQLC
- a CDS encoding DUF1501 domain-containing protein → MQVNRRRFLQVGSLASASLMLPKFLKAMEQGNLVPPGNKVLVVVQLSGGNDGLNTVIPYRNDIYYKMRPTLGIKREQALALNDELGIHPALKSFKALYDDGALGILNSVGYPNPDRSHFRSMDIWQSASDSKDYWGTGWLGRYLDAQCKGCDKPTQALEIDDTLSMALKGDAVKGLALTDPQRLFGASNDRYFKELLDKQKHDDEHQNVGYLYKTMAETISSAAYIQQQFKTYKSKESYPTTELGRNMKTIAELIMTDINTSVYYVSHGSFDTHVGQQQQQQRLFEQLSDALQVFTTDLKKNDRFKDVLVMTFSEFGRRVGQNASGGTDHGTANNMFLIGGGLQQKGVLNEGPDLGNLQEGDLQYKVDFKNVYATLLKKWLGADDQAILRKQYEHLSFI
- the bla gene encoding class A beta-lactamase, subclass A2 translates to MKFTVLSAAALLILAACQTPVSQSSTSESKLRQQIAEIAATIDGQVGVSIRNLDTRDTVTCNDSTHYVMHSVFKFPIAMTILHQVDQGKLQLEQKIYIDKKWMVPNTHSPLRDSFPAGNMDIPLSRLLGLMVSQSDNIACDVLIDLAGGESAINEYIHSLGVKDIAIVASEAKMASSWDVQFTNWSTPTAMIELLEILNKGTALSKTTNAFLWKVMTETTTGPNRLKALLPKDVVVAHKTGTSGSKDGVHPATNDVGIIFLPNGQKLAIAVFVFMSKADEAAREGVIAKIAKAAYDDAVAKKP
- a CDS encoding S1C family serine protease, which produces MDAYSEIIHHAVEAASRSVVKIERLDAQRKVTGTGSGFFFSSDGYLFTNSHVVHNGSFFNVMLHDGTIYPATLAGEDPDTDIAILKSTAYDFQAAQLGDTNELQIGQLVIAIGNPMGFQHTVTAGVVSALGRSLLSETGRLMDDLVQTDAALNPGNSGGPLINYKGEVIGVNTAMIRGAQGLCFAISINTARVIAAELMKSGKVRRAYLGMMLQQINLVPKLRSGLELRNKSALFVAGVEAGSPAGKAGIIDGDIIVSFNDLPVETSDALFRQLDREKIGQFQYIRVIRQNRLLELRVTPTEKKAA
- a CDS encoding OPT family oligopeptide transporter, whose product is MSDNKFKPFVAPEVKMKELTLKSILLGCLAGVIFGAATVYLALKAGLTVSASIPIAVIAITLGRKFFKTTILENNIIQTTGSAGESIAAGVVFTLPGFLFLSANEMGVSGGESYFDYVTILILAIFGGILGTLMMIPLRRSLIVKEHDTLPYPEGTACGSVLKAGEKGGEFARTAFMGLGFALVYAILQRVLHIIVETPTFLTKQANKVFPSARLSGDITPEYLGVGYIIGPRIAGVLVAGGVLSWLCLIPLLASVVPGEVIASQLVKLGLLASLDTPGGSGNWDPLTRTFGNYSGAIYQAYVKQIGAGAVAAGGIITLIKTIPTIISSFKDSIGSLKEKQEGGAEVPRTERDISFKFVIFGSLALIVLMALLPQIPGESIWNKLLIGLLVVIFGAFFVTVSSRIVGLIGSSNNPISGMTIATIMGTCLIFMAVGWTGKVYEPMALVVGGMICIAAANAGATSQDLKSGYIVGATPKNQQIALFIGAIVSSLVIGWTVHILDTPTTEMVQNGIHHAIGTEKLAAPQATLMATLIKGIQGNNLDWQFVLVGVFIAITLELCGIKSLSFAVGVYLPLATTLPIFVGGAIRGLVEWKQKRSGIKQTAEEEELGKGNLFATGLVAGGAVAGVLVAVLSVNENVAASLQSISAEHGLSHVLGDGGYQVLGVLFFAVMGYVLYRIGRQKQAPIDNI